From the Desulfovibrio legallii genome, one window contains:
- a CDS encoding HlyD family type I secretion periplasmic adaptor subunit, whose product MRPPADANTTGMSPADVNPADARARPAGLAEAAPRPQEAPAHERPAPGPTMPPPLQSGPAPDAFRVPLREGEACPWGELGLPFLPQPPGAEAGPLPAMPGAPPPSEGQPAAPRPDGGLPLSLLGPGLPENPVTPQEPSPEAQGAKAFFRELLLGGDQEQKPDKTLRQSLAETVAQIAGHGQNPAAAAGPAGAPPLPPQPNPGLFAAMDAPLRGLTPDDIQFANEVDAALARRPRFGARALSVCVAGMLFCLLLWAAFANVDEVTHAEGSVVGSQRTQTIQNLEGGILRAVLVHEGQIVEKGEVLAQLDNEMAESAYRDAVNKAMENSLAILRLEAELKDQEPAFPEDLDAWAAQLVGRQVDGDVLARARQIVRDQTNAWHSRQDQLHAEIEVLRSQYVQRTHDVEEQSARKLQLDRSLALAMEQRDTAYALVQRHNFSKMEYLGLQQRVVELQGQIDALAASLPKAQAAAEESKQRIASRRAEQAAAVTDEINKRRQDLNSLRESLSAGRDRVTRTELRAPVRSTVKQIYITTVGGVVKPGEPIMDLVPLDDTLLVEARVRPQDVAFLRPGQEVMVKVSAYDFSIYGGLEGKLESISADTIEDKRGDHFYLVKVRTRKNAIAYHNQLLPIIPGMVVTADILIGKKTVLDYLLKPILKAKQNALRER is encoded by the coding sequence ATGCGCCCGCCCGCAGACGCCAACACCACAGGCATGAGCCCTGCAGACGTCAACCCCGCCGACGCGCGCGCCCGGCCCGCAGGCCTTGCCGAGGCCGCCCCGCGCCCGCAGGAAGCCCCCGCGCACGAAAGGCCCGCCCCCGGCCCCACAATGCCCCCACCCCTGCAAAGCGGCCCCGCGCCCGACGCCTTTCGCGTACCCCTGCGCGAAGGCGAGGCCTGCCCCTGGGGCGAACTTGGCCTGCCCTTTCTGCCGCAGCCCCCTGGCGCAGAGGCCGGCCCCCTGCCCGCCATGCCCGGCGCCCCGCCCCCAAGCGAAGGCCAGCCTGCAGCGCCCCGGCCGGACGGCGGCTTGCCCCTCTCTCTGCTGGGGCCAGGCCTGCCCGAAAACCCGGTCACGCCGCAGGAACCCTCTCCCGAAGCCCAGGGGGCCAAAGCCTTTTTCCGGGAACTCCTGCTGGGCGGCGACCAGGAACAAAAACCCGATAAAACTCTGCGCCAGAGCCTGGCCGAAACCGTGGCCCAGATTGCCGGGCACGGCCAGAACCCTGCGGCGGCCGCCGGACCTGCAGGCGCGCCCCCCCTGCCGCCGCAGCCCAATCCCGGCCTGTTTGCGGCCATGGACGCGCCCCTGCGCGGGCTTACCCCCGACGACATCCAGTTTGCCAATGAAGTGGACGCCGCCCTGGCCCGCCGTCCGCGCTTCGGGGCCCGCGCCCTTTCCGTGTGCGTGGCGGGCATGCTGTTCTGCCTGCTGCTCTGGGCGGCTTTTGCCAATGTGGACGAGGTGACCCACGCCGAAGGTTCGGTGGTGGGTTCTCAGCGCACTCAGACCATCCAGAACCTGGAAGGCGGCATTTTGCGCGCGGTGCTGGTGCACGAAGGACAGATTGTGGAAAAAGGCGAGGTGCTGGCCCAGCTGGACAATGAAATGGCCGAAAGCGCCTACCGTGACGCCGTGAATAAGGCCATGGAAAACAGCCTGGCCATTTTGCGCCTGGAAGCCGAGCTCAAAGACCAGGAACCCGCCTTTCCCGAAGATCTGGACGCCTGGGCCGCCCAGCTGGTGGGGCGTCAGGTGGATGGCGACGTGCTGGCCCGCGCCCGGCAGATTGTGCGCGACCAGACCAATGCCTGGCACAGCCGGCAGGATCAGCTCCACGCGGAAATTGAAGTGCTGCGCTCCCAATATGTGCAGCGCACCCACGACGTGGAGGAGCAGAGCGCCCGCAAGCTGCAACTGGACCGCAGCCTGGCCCTGGCGATGGAACAGCGCGACACGGCCTATGCCCTGGTGCAGCGCCACAACTTTTCCAAAATGGAATACCTGGGCCTGCAGCAGCGCGTGGTGGAGCTGCAGGGGCAGATCGACGCCCTGGCCGCCAGCCTCCCCAAAGCCCAGGCCGCAGCGGAAGAATCCAAACAGCGCATCGCCTCCCGCCGGGCCGAACAGGCCGCCGCCGTTACGGACGAAATAAACAAGCGCCGTCAGGATCTCAACTCCCTGCGTGAAAGTCTTTCCGCCGGGCGCGACAGAGTGACCCGCACCGAACTGCGCGCCCCGGTGCGCAGCACGGTCAAACAGATCTACATCACCACCGTAGGCGGCGTGGTCAAGCCGGGCGAACCCATCATGGACCTGGTGCCCCTGGACGACACACTGCTGGTGGAAGCCCGCGTCAGGCCGCAGGACGTGGCCTTTCTGCGGCCCGGTCAGGAAGTGATGGTCAAGGTTTCCGCCTACGATTTTTCCATCTACGGCGGCCTGGAAGGCAAGCTGGAATCCATCAGCGCCGACACCATCGAGGACAAAAGGGGCGACCACTTCTATCTGGTCAAGGTGCGCACCCGCAAAAACGCCATTGCCTACCATAACCAGCTGTTGCCCATCATCCCCGGCATGGTGGTGACCGCGGATATCCTCATCGGCAAAAAAACCGTGTTGGACTATCTGCTCAAGCCCATTCTCAAGGCCAAACAAAACGCCTTGCGGGAACGTTGA
- a CDS encoding P-II family nitrogen regulator encodes MKKMEIIIRPSMFDKVKNVLSEMGIHGLNYVEIKGFGRQRGHTEVYRGTTMQVDCLPKTRLEVVLPDAMVENVLNAVVSMARTGQVGDGKIFISDVQDAIRIRTGERGDEAL; translated from the coding sequence ATGAAAAAGATGGAAATCATCATCAGGCCCAGCATGTTTGACAAAGTCAAAAACGTGCTTTCCGAAATGGGCATTCACGGCCTCAACTATGTGGAAATAAAAGGTTTTGGCCGACAGCGCGGGCACACGGAAGTGTACCGGGGCACCACGATGCAGGTGGACTGCCTGCCCAAGACCAGGCTGGAAGTGGTCCTGCCCGACGCCATGGTGGAAAACGTGCTTAATGCTGTAGTTTCCATGGCCCGCACCGGACAGGTGGGCGACGGCAAAATCTTTATCAGCGATGTGCAGGACGCCATCCGCATCCGCACCGGCGAACGCGGCGACGAGGCCCTGTAG
- a CDS encoding type I secretion system permease/ATPase: MDKTAASGAEMSRNTATAPPHAARPDTGPPPADQGQRAPQGGPATGMGPLRPSDVDFMPGLLRSLAIVLRLRGRVVSPQSLMAGLTGSRVTPQACLRAARKVGLSGRIAYRPQLENIPGLVLPCILLLTNDRSCVLTALDGEMAEVIFPETGETSQVVPLEALREEYSGYALFAAVEAAPDHRADRLSISHGKRWFWDVLRYYAPIYRHVALASVVINLIAVGSPLFVMNVYDRVVPNNAMETLWVLAIGIFIVYLFNFLLSALRTHFVDVAGRNADIVLSSALVEKVLSMRLDAKPESTGALVNNLREFEQLREFFSSSSLLACIDLPFLVIFLLLIAFIGGPLVFLPLGAMPILIGLGLTLQHRSRRSAEAGYRQNMQKNALLVEIVGGLETLKACMAESRMQKLWESVVGLSAKSSSEARKYNNLAVTLSMLVTQVVTVACIVWGVYRIADGQMTMGALIGVNILVGRSMAPLLQMASLLTRLQNSHVALKALDLLMTLPSENQAEKTCMDFGMLRPSFSMENVSFAYPHQERQALNNISLRIEPGEHVGVIGPMGSGKSTLGKLLIGLYQPKEGAVKFGDVDIRQIPGADLRGRVGVLPQDVVLFYGSIRDNIALGDPTINDHLVLRAAALAGVADFLRNNPAGFAAQVGEQGRALSGGQRQAVALARALVRDPEVLILDEPTSNMDTDSELLLQKRLQAAMGGRTVVLITHRLSMLRIVDRLIVMEDGQIKLDGPRDKVLQRLRERSRQTVATVNRAQQAAAEHA; this comes from the coding sequence ATGGACAAGACTGCCGCTTCAGGGGCTGAAATGTCGCGCAACACCGCCACGGCTCCCCCCCACGCCGCGCGCCCGGATACTGGGCCGCCCCCCGCCGACCAGGGGCAACGTGCGCCGCAAGGCGGCCCCGCAACGGGCATGGGGCCGTTGCGTCCTTCAGACGTGGACTTCATGCCCGGCCTGCTGCGCAGCCTGGCTATTGTACTGCGCCTGCGGGGTCGGGTGGTTTCGCCCCAGTCCCTCATGGCCGGGCTCACGGGCAGCCGGGTCACGCCGCAGGCCTGCCTGCGGGCCGCGCGCAAGGTGGGGCTTTCAGGCCGCATCGCCTACCGCCCGCAATTGGAAAACATCCCCGGCCTGGTTCTGCCCTGCATCCTCCTGCTCACCAACGACCGCTCCTGCGTGCTTACGGCCCTGGACGGCGAGATGGCCGAGGTCATCTTTCCCGAAACGGGCGAAACCAGCCAGGTGGTGCCCCTGGAGGCCCTGCGCGAAGAGTATTCCGGCTACGCCCTGTTCGCCGCCGTAGAGGCCGCGCCCGACCACCGGGCCGACCGCCTGAGCATCTCGCACGGCAAGCGCTGGTTTTGGGACGTGCTGCGCTATTACGCGCCCATTTACCGCCATGTAGCCCTGGCCAGCGTGGTCATCAACCTCATTGCCGTGGGCAGCCCCCTGTTTGTCATGAACGTCTATGACCGGGTGGTGCCCAACAACGCCATGGAAACCCTCTGGGTTCTGGCCATAGGCATCTTCATCGTCTACCTTTTCAACTTTCTGCTCTCGGCCCTGCGCACCCATTTTGTGGACGTGGCCGGCCGCAATGCGGATATTGTGCTCTCCAGCGCGCTGGTGGAAAAAGTCCTTTCCATGCGGCTGGACGCCAAGCCCGAATCCACGGGCGCGCTGGTCAATAACCTGCGCGAATTTGAACAACTGCGTGAATTTTTCAGCTCATCCAGTCTGCTGGCCTGCATCGACCTGCCCTTTCTGGTCATCTTTCTTCTGCTCATCGCCTTCATCGGCGGGCCCCTGGTTTTCCTGCCCCTGGGGGCCATGCCCATCCTCATCGGTCTGGGGCTCACCCTGCAGCACCGCTCGCGCCGCAGCGCCGAAGCCGGTTACCGCCAGAACATGCAGAAAAACGCCCTGCTGGTGGAAATCGTCGGCGGCCTGGAAACCCTCAAGGCCTGCATGGCCGAAAGCCGGATGCAAAAACTCTGGGAATCGGTGGTGGGGCTTTCGGCCAAATCCAGCAGCGAGGCCCGCAAATACAACAACTTGGCCGTCACCCTTTCCATGCTGGTCACCCAGGTGGTCACCGTGGCCTGCATCGTCTGGGGCGTCTACCGCATCGCCGACGGGCAGATGACCATGGGCGCGCTCATCGGCGTCAACATCCTGGTGGGCCGCAGCATGGCCCCCCTGCTGCAGATGGCCTCCCTGCTCACGCGGCTCCAGAACTCCCATGTGGCCCTCAAGGCCCTGGACCTGCTCATGACCCTGCCCTCGGAAAACCAGGCGGAAAAAACCTGCATGGATTTCGGCATGCTGCGGCCTTCTTTCAGCATGGAAAACGTCTCCTTCGCCTACCCCCACCAGGAACGCCAGGCCCTCAACAATATTTCTTTGCGCATCGAGCCGGGTGAGCATGTGGGCGTCATCGGCCCCATGGGGTCGGGCAAAAGCACCCTGGGCAAGCTGCTCATCGGCCTCTACCAGCCCAAGGAGGGCGCGGTGAAGTTCGGCGATGTGGACATCCGCCAGATCCCTGGGGCCGACCTGCGTGGCCGCGTGGGCGTGCTGCCTCAGGACGTGGTGCTCTTTTACGGCAGCATCCGCGACAATATCGCCCTGGGCGACCCCACCATCAACGACCATCTGGTGCTGCGCGCCGCGGCCCTGGCCGGCGTGGCGGACTTTTTGCGCAACAATCCCGCCGGGTTCGCCGCACAGGTGGGCGAACAGGGCAGGGCCCTTTCCGGCGGACAGCGCCAGGCCGTGGCCCTGGCTCGTGCCTTGGTGCGCGATCCCGAAGTGCTCATCCTGGACGAACCCACCAGCAATATGGACACGGATTCCGAACTTCTGCTGCAAAAACGTCTTCAGGCTGCCATGGGCGGCCGCACCGTGGTGCTCATCACGCACCGCCTCTCCATGCTGCGCATTGTGGACAGGCTTATTGTCATGGAAGACGGACAAATCAAACTGGATGGCCCGCGCGACAAGGTGCTCCAGCGCCTGCGCGAACGCTCCCGGCAGACCGTGGCCACCGTCAACCGCGCACAGCAAGCCGCGGCGGAGCACGCCTGA
- a CDS encoding J domain-containing protein, with amino-acid sequence MRRSTPRQPSLKECYAILRLEQGADLAALKRAYRRRAFELHPDLHPGQPDAGRRFQLLNEAYVALSAVLQTKPDAAGTDDETDGGPTATKARNERAQGAAADARKAAGPDAAGHATAQDAAQPGDAHEAQGTADPAQDATQGPTQGTDRQSAAGRAAYAEHDVLRDLLNDPFARRVFEDIYSELNRQQTAPPPQPDAEPAPRAARPEPRSAAKATRLHRANLLGRPPADAAAGGVTGLVKGWLRRQIDEEQSLTLPAAHLAPGKRIRLQIRQAFSGELQTVEITLPPDFAVGKPVRLRGLGKRVGPWQGDLYLTLHNA; translated from the coding sequence ATGCGACGCAGTACCCCCCGCCAACCGAGCCTCAAGGAATGTTACGCCATCCTGCGCCTGGAGCAAGGGGCGGACCTGGCCGCGCTTAAGCGGGCCTACCGGCGGCGGGCTTTTGAACTGCACCCGGACCTGCACCCCGGCCAGCCCGACGCCGGACGCCGCTTCCAACTGCTCAACGAGGCCTACGTGGCCCTTTCTGCCGTGCTGCAAACCAAGCCCGACGCGGCCGGGACGGACGACGAAACCGACGGCGGGCCCACGGCGACAAAGGCCCGGAATGAACGCGCCCAGGGGGCTGCGGCCGACGCCCGCAAGGCCGCCGGTCCGGACGCGGCCGGGCACGCCACGGCGCAGGACGCGGCACAGCCTGGCGACGCGCATGAAGCGCAGGGCACGGCCGACCCTGCCCAAGACGCCACGCAGGGCCCCACACAAGGTACGGACCGCCAGAGCGCGGCCGGACGCGCGGCCTATGCGGAGCACGACGTGCTGCGCGACCTGCTCAACGATCCCTTTGCCCGCCGTGTGTTTGAAGATATTTACAGCGAACTGAACCGCCAGCAGACTGCACCGCCGCCCCAACCGGACGCGGAGCCCGCCCCCCGCGCGGCCCGGCCCGAACCCCGCTCCGCTGCAAAGGCCACCAGGCTGCACCGGGCCAACCTGCTGGGGCGGCCGCCCGCAGACGCCGCCGCGGGCGGCGTCACAGGTCTGGTCAAAGGCTGGCTGCGCCGCCAGATCGACGAAGAACAAAGCCTGACCCTGCCCGCCGCCCATCTGGCCCCGGGCAAACGGATCCGTCTGCAGATCCGCCAGGCTTTTTCCGGAGAACTGCAAACCGTTGAAATCACCCTGCCGCCGGACTTTGCCGTGGGCAAGCCCGTGCGCCTGCGCGGTCTGGGCAAACGCGTGGGCCCCTGGCAGGGCGACTTGTACCTGACCCTGCACAACGCCTAA
- a CDS encoding sigma-54 interaction domain-containing protein: MSTSHTSPRRAALSSDHTGDRRRNDHREEQLRLLLELSETMNAATDVALALDKALQLMAEHLHMMRGAITLISPNTGEIRIEAAYGLKPAEARRGRYVRGEGITGRVIETGRPMYISNVSEEPLFLNRTRSRDLGKEGISFICVPIRLNDQVVGALSVDHLLVDEATLEDEMRLLTIVSTLLGHAALETQGRMDEEQVPALRPRGFVGNSEGMQMVYAQIAQVAPSATTVFLQGESGTGKELAARAIHTASTRANKPFISLNCAALPENLIESELFGHERGAFTGANATRKGRFELANSGTLFLDEVGELSLMTQAKLLRVLQERAFERLGGMETHYVDVRFITATNRDLERMVAEETFRRDLFYRLNVFPINLPPLRQRPEDILPLANHFIKKYGHANGRDNVRLSLAVMDMLQRYAWPGNIRELENVMERAVLLLGREGLILPQHLPPALHGEHGAPGGKLPGAARPVFSGSLQDQLNELERASIVEALECSQGQMGRAAASLGLTERIMALRMKKYGITYKAFRPRKTGGTRTAAE, translated from the coding sequence ATGTCGACCAGCCACACCTCCCCCCGCCGGGCTGCCCTTTCTTCCGACCACACCGGCGACCGCCGCCGCAACGACCACCGTGAAGAGCAGCTCAGATTGCTGCTGGAGCTTTCCGAAACCATGAATGCGGCCACAGACGTGGCCCTGGCCCTGGACAAAGCCTTGCAGCTCATGGCCGAGCACCTGCACATGATGCGCGGGGCCATTACCCTCATCTCGCCCAATACGGGCGAAATCCGCATTGAGGCCGCCTACGGGCTCAAACCCGCCGAGGCCCGACGCGGCCGCTATGTGCGCGGCGAGGGCATTACGGGCCGAGTCATCGAAACCGGGCGGCCCATGTACATTTCCAATGTTTCGGAAGAGCCCCTGTTTCTCAACCGCACCCGTTCGCGCGATTTGGGCAAGGAGGGCATTTCCTTCATCTGCGTGCCCATCCGGCTCAACGATCAGGTGGTGGGCGCCCTTTCTGTAGATCACCTGCTGGTGGACGAAGCCACCCTGGAAGACGAAATGCGCCTCCTGACCATTGTGTCCACCTTGCTGGGGCACGCGGCCCTGGAAACGCAGGGCAGGATGGACGAAGAGCAGGTTCCGGCCCTGCGGCCGCGCGGTTTTGTGGGTAATTCCGAAGGCATGCAGATGGTCTACGCCCAGATCGCCCAAGTGGCCCCTTCGGCCACCACGGTTTTTCTGCAGGGGGAATCGGGCACGGGCAAAGAGCTGGCCGCCCGGGCCATCCACACGGCCAGCACGCGGGCCAACAAACCCTTTATTTCGCTCAACTGCGCGGCCCTTCCGGAAAACCTCATTGAAAGCGAGCTGTTCGGCCACGAGCGTGGGGCCTTTACCGGGGCCAACGCTACGCGCAAAGGCCGGTTTGAGCTGGCCAACAGCGGCACGCTGTTTCTGGACGAAGTGGGCGAACTTTCTCTCATGACCCAGGCCAAGCTGCTGCGCGTGCTGCAGGAGCGGGCCTTTGAACGCCTGGGCGGCATGGAAACCCACTATGTGGACGTGCGCTTCATCACGGCCACCAACCGCGACCTGGAGCGCATGGTGGCGGAGGAAACCTTTCGCCGCGACCTGTTCTACCGGCTCAACGTCTTCCCCATCAATCTGCCGCCCCTGCGCCAGCGGCCGGAAGACATTTTGCCCCTGGCCAACCACTTTATCAAAAAATACGGCCACGCCAACGGCCGCGACAACGTGCGGCTCTCGCTGGCGGTTATGGACATGCTCCAGCGGTACGCATGGCCCGGCAATATCCGCGAGCTGGAAAACGTCATGGAACGTGCGGTGCTGCTGTTGGGCCGTGAGGGCCTTATTCTGCCGCAGCATTTGCCCCCGGCCCTGCACGGCGAGCACGGCGCGCCGGGCGGCAAGCTGCCGGGCGCGGCCAGGCCGGTGTTTTCCGGCAGTCTGCAGGACCAGCTCAACGAGCTGGAACGGGCCTCCATTGTGGAAGCCCTGGAGTGCAGCCAGGGGCAGATGGGGCGGGCCGCCGCCAGCCTGGGCCTGACGGAACGCATTATGGCTCTGCGCATGAAAAAATACGGAATCACCTACAAGGCATTCCGGCCCCGCAAAACCGGCGGGACACGGACCGCCGCCGAATAG
- a CDS encoding glutamine synthetase III: MSSPRKKAMFKAINTAPVTPCEKKTQKTDELFGCHVFGLSTMRKRLPKDVYRKLAKTIRDGERLNPEIADVVANAMKDWAIEMGATHYTHWFHPMTGLTAEKHDAFLSPAADGQVISEFSGKMLISGEPDASSFPSGGLRSTFEARGYTAWDPSVPVFIIPASYGATLHIPTYFYSYSGEALDRKIPLLRSIAALSRQALRILRLFGNHTASYVRPNVGPEQEYFLVDKNLAVLRPDLLLAGRTLLGAPSPKGQEMEDHYFGAIPGRVMSFMQDVENELWALGIPAKTRHNEVAPGQFEIAPVFEEANIACDHNMLTMNMMRHMAAKHGFVCLLHEKPFDGVNGSGKHNNWSISDSDGVNLLNPGSTPQDNAQFLVFLAAVLRAVHKHSVALRLGTVGAGNDHRLGANEAPPAILSVYLGEQLTDVLDGIVNGKSAASKKSGFMEVGVSTLPPLPVDLSDRNRTSPFAFTGNKFEFRAVGSSQSVAPVNIALNAAAACALDDIATELEASVAGGADLNSALQQLLPRLFKEHMPIVFNGNGYAAAWPEEAARRGLPNYHNTVDALAHYTDPEVMNVFLRHGILTEREILSRQEILLENYSKAVCIEGHLMADMLRTSVLPPSLTAQTRAAEAVLKARAVLGEAGADSEEAAFTELRGHIVALQQGVAALEKAVAVAQEAQGALEQATAARDTVLPAMKACREHADALERLVDDELWQLPKYAELLWAH, translated from the coding sequence ATGAGTTCCCCCCGGAAAAAGGCCATGTTCAAGGCGATAAACACCGCGCCCGTGACGCCTTGCGAAAAAAAGACGCAGAAAACGGATGAGCTTTTCGGCTGCCACGTGTTCGGCCTGAGCACCATGCGCAAGCGTCTGCCCAAGGACGTGTACCGCAAGCTGGCCAAGACCATCCGCGACGGCGAACGCCTGAACCCGGAAATCGCCGACGTGGTGGCCAATGCCATGAAAGACTGGGCCATTGAAATGGGCGCTACCCATTACACGCACTGGTTCCACCCCATGACCGGCCTCACCGCCGAAAAACACGACGCCTTCCTGTCTCCCGCCGCCGACGGCCAGGTCATCAGCGAATTTTCCGGCAAAATGCTCATCAGTGGTGAACCGGACGCCTCTTCCTTCCCTTCCGGCGGGCTGCGCTCCACTTTTGAAGCGCGCGGCTACACCGCCTGGGACCCCTCCGTGCCGGTGTTCATCATTCCCGCCTCCTACGGGGCCACCCTGCACATCCCCACCTACTTCTACTCCTATTCCGGCGAAGCCCTGGACCGCAAAATCCCCTTGCTGCGCTCCATTGCCGCCCTCTCCCGCCAGGCCCTGCGCATTCTGCGCCTGTTCGGCAACCATACGGCCAGCTATGTGCGTCCCAATGTGGGCCCCGAGCAGGAATACTTTCTGGTGGACAAAAACCTGGCCGTACTGCGCCCCGACCTGCTCCTGGCCGGCCGCACCCTTCTGGGCGCGCCCTCGCCCAAGGGGCAGGAGATGGAAGACCACTACTTCGGGGCCATTCCCGGCCGCGTCATGAGCTTTATGCAGGATGTGGAAAACGAGCTCTGGGCCCTGGGCATCCCGGCCAAGACCCGCCACAACGAAGTGGCCCCCGGCCAGTTTGAAATTGCCCCCGTGTTTGAAGAAGCCAACATCGCCTGCGACCACAACATGCTCACCATGAACATGATGCGCCACATGGCGGCCAAACACGGCTTTGTCTGCCTGCTGCACGAAAAGCCCTTTGACGGCGTCAACGGCAGCGGCAAGCACAACAACTGGTCCATCAGCGATTCTGACGGCGTCAACCTGCTCAACCCCGGCAGCACCCCGCAGGACAACGCCCAGTTCCTGGTCTTTCTGGCCGCCGTGCTGCGCGCCGTGCACAAACACAGCGTGGCCCTGCGGCTGGGCACCGTGGGCGCGGGCAACGACCACCGCCTGGGCGCCAACGAGGCCCCGCCGGCCATCCTTTCCGTCTACCTGGGCGAGCAGCTCACCGATGTGCTGGACGGCATCGTCAACGGCAAAAGCGCGGCCAGCAAAAAGAGCGGCTTCATGGAAGTGGGCGTCTCCACCCTGCCGCCCCTGCCCGTGGACCTCTCGGACCGCAACCGCACCAGCCCCTTCGCCTTTACCGGCAACAAGTTTGAATTCCGCGCCGTGGGCTCTTCCCAGTCCGTGGCTCCGGTGAACATCGCCCTCAATGCCGCCGCGGCCTGCGCCCTGGACGACATCGCCACCGAACTGGAAGCCTCCGTGGCCGGCGGCGCGGACCTGAACAGCGCCCTGCAGCAGCTCCTGCCCCGCCTGTTCAAGGAGCACATGCCCATTGTCTTCAACGGCAACGGCTACGCCGCCGCCTGGCCGGAAGAAGCGGCCCGCCGCGGCCTGCCCAACTACCACAATACCGTGGACGCCCTGGCCCACTACACCGACCCGGAGGTCATGAACGTCTTCCTGCGCCACGGCATCCTCACGGAACGCGAGATCCTCTCCCGGCAGGAAATCCTGCTGGAAAACTATAGCAAGGCCGTATGCATCGAAGGCCACCTTATGGCCGACATGCTGCGCACCTCGGTGCTGCCGCCCAGCCTTACGGCCCAGACCCGGGCCGCCGAAGCTGTGCTCAAGGCCCGCGCCGTGCTGGGCGAAGCCGGGGCGGACAGCGAAGAGGCCGCCTTTACCGAACTGCGCGGCCATATCGTGGCCCTGCAGCAAGGCGTGGCCGCCCTGGAAAAAGCCGTTGCCGTTGCCCAGGAAGCCCAGGGCGCTCTGGAGCAGGCTACGGCCGCCCGCGACACGGTGCTGCCGGCCATGAAGGCCTGCCGCGAGCACGCCGACGCCCTGGAACGTCTGGTGGACGACGAACTCTGGCAGCTGCCCAAGTACGCGGAACTGCTCTGGGCGCACTAG
- a CDS encoding ammonium transporter, which yields MNASDTAFILICACMVMLMTPALALFYGGLVRSRNILSTHMHSYGALALVSVLWAFIGYTLAFGPDVGGVIGDLSYLFLKGVGGESAPAAAQLPHTLFMAFQCMFAALTVALISGAYAERIRFSAMMLFSGLWLIFAYAPMAHWVWGGGWMGQMGALDFAGGAVVHMASGAAALACAQALGPRLSNGAEPATPNNLPLTLLGGGLLWFGWFGFNAGSALVSGPLSAHALVTTHMASACGVLGWMLVEWVRTGKPTSLGAISGALAGLVAITPGAGFVEILPAMLIGFVGGIVCYGGVLLKNKFGYDDALDVVGIHGLGGTWGALATGLFACAAVNGADGLFYGNPKQVWIQLVSIVGTWVFVYIMTRIILFVVNATVGLRVAPEEEFTGLDLGEHNERGYSL from the coding sequence ATGAACGCCTCGGATACTGCATTTATTCTTATCTGCGCCTGCATGGTCATGCTCATGACCCCGGCCCTGGCCCTGTTTTACGGCGGCCTGGTCCGCTCACGCAACATTCTTTCCACGCACATGCACAGCTACGGCGCATTGGCGCTGGTTTCCGTGCTCTGGGCCTTCATCGGCTACACGCTGGCCTTCGGACCAGACGTGGGCGGCGTCATCGGCGATCTCTCCTATCTGTTCCTCAAGGGCGTGGGCGGCGAATCGGCCCCCGCAGCGGCCCAGCTGCCCCACACCCTGTTCATGGCCTTTCAGTGCATGTTCGCGGCGCTGACCGTAGCCCTCATCTCCGGCGCGTATGCTGAACGCATCCGTTTTTCGGCCATGATGCTCTTTTCCGGCCTGTGGCTTATTTTCGCTTACGCTCCCATGGCCCACTGGGTCTGGGGCGGCGGCTGGATGGGCCAGATGGGCGCCCTGGACTTTGCCGGCGGCGCGGTGGTGCACATGGCTTCCGGCGCGGCTGCCCTGGCCTGCGCCCAGGCCCTTGGGCCGCGGCTCTCCAACGGCGCTGAACCGGCCACGCCCAACAACCTGCCCCTGACCCTGCTGGGCGGCGGCCTGCTCTGGTTCGGCTGGTTCGGCTTTAACGCCGGCAGCGCCCTGGTTTCTGGCCCCCTGTCCGCCCACGCCCTGGTCACCACGCACATGGCCTCCGCCTGCGGCGTGCTGGGCTGGATGCTGGTGGAATGGGTGCGCACGGGCAAGCCCACCAGCCTGGGCGCCATCTCCGGCGCGCTGGCGGGCCTGGTAGCCATTACCCCCGGTGCGGGCTTTGTGGAAATTCTCCCGGCTATGCTCATCGGCTTTGTGGGCGGCATCGTGTGTTACGGCGGCGTGCTGCTGAAGAACAAGTTCGGCTATGACGACGCCCTCGACGTGGTGGGCATCCACGGTCTCGGCGGCACCTGGGGCGCTCTGGCCACCGGCCTCTTCGCCTGCGCCGCCGTCAATGGCGCCGACGGCCTCTTCTACGGCAACCCCAAGCAGGTCTGGATTCAGCTCGTGTCCATCGTGGGCACCTGGGTGTTCGTCTACATCATGACCCGCATCATCCTCTTCGTGGTCAACGCCACAGTGGGTCTGCGCGTGGCCCCCGAAGAAGAATTCACCGGCCTGGATCTGGGCGAACACAACGAACGCGGGTACTCCCTGTAA